A genome region from Conger conger chromosome 16, fConCon1.1, whole genome shotgun sequence includes the following:
- the chst12a gene encoding carbohydrate sulfotransferase 12 encodes MAKSRFFRNGLILGSTFMILMIIIYWDDVGAANFYLHTTISGPQASRTPPVSHSTPKPAAVNNKGSSFLSDIDAFLNHFLADMSEPSQKTRVDNTPAAFGNASGDAGKPEDKHISEEKKERQDDRKQLMHDLCSVNSTFDFPGKSRTFDDIPSRELEHLIVDDHHGIIYCYVPKVACSHWKRIMIVLSESLLVNGVPYRDPKDVPSEQVHSPKVHLTLNKFWKRYGKFSRHLMNVKLKNYTKFLFVRDPFVRLISAYRNKLEKANEDFYRRFSTVMLKRYANYSNPPASVVDAFRSGMRPSFSHFIQYLLDPNTVKDRPFNEHWQQVYHLCHPCQINYDFIGKLETVEEDAEQLLRILHVDDIIHFPPGYHNKTTSSWQQGWFSNIPYESTRKLYKLYEPDFKLFGYTKPGKLK; translated from the coding sequence ATGGCAAAGTCAAGATTCTTTCGAAATGGTCTAATCCTGGGTTCTACGTTTATGATCCTAATGATTATTATCTATTGGGATGATGTGGGAGCTGCAAATTTTTACCTGCACACCACCATATCTGGACCTCAGGCTTCCCGTACCCCCCCTGTAAGTCACTCCACGCCTAAGCCAGCGGCTGTCAACAACAAAGGAAGTTCCTTCCTGTCAGACATTGATGCGTTTCTTAACCACTTCTTAGCAGACATGTCAGAGCCCAGTCAAAAAACCAGGGTTGACAACACTCCGGCAGCCTTTGGAAATGCGTCCGGGGATGCTGGGAAACCAGAAGACAAGCACATCTCtgaggagaagaaagagagacaggatgACAGGAAACAGTTGATGCATGACTTGTGCAGCGTCAACAGCACCTTCGACTTTCCGGGCAAGAGCCGGACTTTTGACGACATTCCCAGCAGAGAGCTGGAGCACTTAATTGTTGACGACCACCACGGGATCATCTACTGCTACGTGCCCAAGGTGGCGTGCAGCCACTGGAAGCGTATCATGATTGTGCTGAGCGAGAGCCTCCTGGTCAACGGTGTACCCTATCGGGACCCTAAGGACGTTCCGTCCGAGCAGGTTCATAGCCCCAAAGTTCATCTCACCCTCAACAAGTTCTGGAAACGCTACGGAAAGTTCTCTCGCCACCTGATGAACGTCAAGCTGAAGAATTATACCAAGTTCCTGTTCGTCAGGGACCCGTTTGTGCGTCTGATCTCAGCCTACAGGAACAAGCTCGAGAAGGCCAACGAGGACTTCTACCGAAGGTTTTCCACAGTCATGCTGAAAAGGTACGCCAATTACTCCAACCCTCCTGCTTCAGTCGTCGACGCATTCAGGTCTGGTATGCGACCGTCTTTTTCTCACTTCATTCAGTATCTGTTGGACCCCAACACAGTAAAAGATAGGCCCTTCAACGAGCACTGGCAACAAGTATATCACTTGTGTCATCCCTGCCAAATCAACTATGACTTCATAGGAAAGTTGGAGACTGTGGAGGAGGATGCTGAGCAATTGCTCCGCATCCTTCACGTGGACGACATCATCCATTTCCCTCCCGGTTaccacaacaaaacaacaagcaGTTGGCAGCAAGGCTGGTTCTCCAATATCCCCTATGAGTCCACCAGAAAGCTTTACAAGCTCTATGAACCGGACTTCAAACTGTTTGGATACACCAAGCCCGGAAAACTGAAATGA
- the eif3ba gene encoding eukaryotic translation initiation factor 3, subunit Ba has protein sequence MHDTENMEAEAEFEEGEEPSFSDPEDFEDDISDQELLEDVMRERPLEADGIDSVVVVDNVPQVGPERIEKLKNVIHKIFSKFGKITNEFYPEDEGKTKGYIFLEYTSPNHALEAVKNADGYKLDKQHTFRVNVFTDFDKYMTISDEWETPEKQPFKDFGNLRHWMEDSDCRDQYSVIFEAGERTGIYANDAKEAITAEERARWTETYVRWSPKGTYLATFHQRGIALWGGEKFKQIQRFSHQGVQLIDFSPCERYCVTFSPLMDTKDDPQAIIIWDVLTGQKKRGFHCESSAHWPIFKWSHDGKFFARMTQDTLSIYETPSMGLLDKKSLKITGIKDFSWSPGDNIIAFWVPEDKDIPARVTLMQIPSRQEIRVRNLFNVVDCKLHWQKQGDYLCVKVDRTPKGTQGVVTNFEIFRMREKQVPVDVVEMKEGIIAFAWEPNGSKFAVLHGESPRINASFYHVKNNGKIELIKMFDKQQANSIFWSPQGQFLVLAGLRSMNGALAFVDTSDCTLMNIAEHYMASDVEWDPTGRYVVTSVSWWSHKVDNAFWLWTFQGRLLQKNNKDRFCQLLWRPRPPTLLSMDEIKLIKKDLKKYSKIFEQKDRLSQSKASKELVDKRRTMMDDYRKYREMATQQHQEQRPLRLELRGGVDTDELDSNVDDWEEETIEFFINEEIIPIGDL, from the exons ATGCATGATACAGAGAACATGGAGGCTGAAGCCGAGTTTGAAGAGGGCGAAGAGCCTTCATTTAGTGATCCGGAAGATTTCGAAGATGACATCAGTGACCAGG AGCTTCTCGAAGACGTTATGAGGGAGCGGCCACTGGAGGCTGATGGCATCGATTCCGTGGTTGTGGTGGACAACGTACCTCAGGTTGGGCCAGAACGTATCGAGAAGCTGAAGAATGTCATCCATAAGATTTTCTCCAAGTTCGGCAAAATCACCAACGAGTTTTACCCTGAAGACGAGGGGAAGACCAAGGG GTATATTTTTTTGGAGTACACCTCTCCTAATCATGCCCTCGAGGCTGTGAAAAATGCGGACGGGTACAAGCTGGACAAGCAGcacacatttcgtgtgaatgtctTCACAGACTTTGACAA GTACATGACAATCAGTGATGAGTGGGAAACGCCTGAGAAACAACCCTTCAAAGATTTT GGAAACCTGCGTCACTGGATGGAGGATTCAGATTGCCGTGACCAGTACAGTGTCATCTTCGAAGCGGGTGAAAGGACGGGCATATATGCCAATGATGCCAAGGAGGCCATCACGGCCGAGGAGAGAGCG AGATGGACCGAGACGTACGTCCGCTGGTCCCCGAAAGGCACGTACCTGGCCACCTTCCACCAGAGGGGCATCGCGCTGTGGGGTGGGGAGAAATTCAAGCAGATCCAGAGGTTCAGTCACCAGGGAGTGCAGCTCATCGACTTCTCCCCGTGTGAAAG GTATTGTGTGACGTTCAGCCCTCTTATGGACACAAAAGACGACCCCCAGGCGATCATAATCTGGGATGTCTTGACCGGTCAGAAGAAGAGAGGATTCCACTGTGAGAGCTCTGCCCATTGGCCGATTTTCAA GTGGAGCCACGATGGGAAGTTCTTTGCCAGAATGACTCAGGACACACTGAGCATCTATGAAACGCCA TCAATGGGGCTCCTGGACAAAAAGAGTTTGAAAATCACTGGCATaaa GGATTTCTCCTGGTCACCCGGCGACAACATAATTGCATTCTGGGTACCGGAGGACAAGGACATCCCGGCCAGGGTGACACTCATGCAGATACCCTCCAGACAGGAGATCCGGGTGCGGAACCTGTTCAATGTGGTGGACTGCAAGCTCCACTGGCAGAAGCAGGGAGACTACCTGTGCGTCAAGGTGGACAGGACCCCCAAGGGCACGCAG GGAGTCGTGACCAACTTTGAAATCTTCCGGATGAGGGAGAAACAGGTCCCTGTTGACGTCGTGGAGATGAAAG AGGGTATCATTGCCTTTGCCTGGGAACCAAATGGAAGCAAGTTTGCCGTTCTGCACGGCGAGTCCCCAAGAATTAACGCGTCCTTCTACCACGTGAAGAACAACGGCAAAATCGAGCTCATCA AAATGTTTGATAAGCAGCAAGCCAACAGCATTTTCTGGAGTCCTCAGGGGCAGTTCCTGGTGTTGGCTGGATTGAGGAG CATGAACGGTGCCCTAGCCTTCGTGGACACCTCCGACTGTACCTTGATGAACATTGCGGAGCATTACATGGCATCGGACGTCGAGTGGGACCCCACAGGCCGATATGTGGTGACTTCCGTCTCCTGGTGGAGTCACAAG gtgGACAACGCGTTTTGGCTCTGGACGTTCCAGGGACGTCTCCTCCAGAAGAACAACAAGGACCGCTTCTGTCAGCTGCTGTGGAGGCCTCGCCCGCCCACACTCCTCAGCATGGACGAGATCAAG CTCATCAAGAAGGACCTGAAAAAGTACTCCAAGATCTTTGAGCAGAAAGATCGACTGAGCCAGTCCAAGGCCTCCAAG GAACTGGTGGATAAGCGTCGGACCATGATGGACGACTACCGCAAGTACCGCGAAATGGCGACGCAGCAGCACCAGGAACAGAGGCCTCTCCGCCTGGAGCTGAGAGGAG gTGTAGACACCGATGAACTCGACAGCAACGTCGACGACTGGGAGGAGGAGACCATCGAATTTTTCATCAATGAAGAAATCATTCCCATCGGAGATCTGTAA